In the Azospirillum formosense genome, one interval contains:
- a CDS encoding ABC transporter permease, which produces MIRRAPRGLAEHAPILFPALMLVVFFVIPFSLMIAVSVFRRVPGGFYEPDLVFANYERFLTAFFGGVMSFSLGLAALVAALSVGIAFPFTYRLVKLSRGAQIRWLVFLLSILSLSEVIIGFAWSTLLSRTAGITNLFVALGLMAEPQSLSPSFGALLAGLVYQAFPYTVLVLYPALARLDPYLEEAARTLGSSPLRAFFTVVVPALRNTIVATTIMVFVFALGSYLLPQLLGRPQHWTLSVLITDQAIYQSNMPFAAAMAVFLVLVSLALVGLALLAGRREETA; this is translated from the coding sequence ATGATCCGCCGCGCCCCCCGCGGTCTGGCCGAGCACGCGCCGATCCTCTTCCCGGCGCTGATGCTGGTCGTCTTCTTCGTCATCCCCTTCAGCCTGATGATCGCGGTCAGCGTCTTCCGGCGCGTGCCTGGCGGCTTCTATGAGCCGGACCTCGTCTTCGCCAACTACGAGCGGTTCCTGACCGCCTTCTTCGGCGGGGTGATGTCCTTCTCGCTGGGGCTGGCGGCGCTGGTCGCGGCGCTGTCGGTGGGCATCGCCTTCCCCTTCACCTACCGGCTGGTCAAGCTGTCGCGCGGCGCGCAGATCCGTTGGCTGGTCTTCCTGCTGTCGATCCTCTCGCTGTCGGAAGTCATCATCGGCTTCGCCTGGTCCACCCTGCTGTCGCGCACGGCTGGCATCACCAACCTGTTCGTGGCGCTGGGCCTGATGGCCGAGCCGCAATCGCTCAGCCCCAGCTTCGGCGCGCTGCTGGCCGGGCTGGTCTATCAGGCCTTCCCCTACACGGTGCTGGTGCTCTACCCCGCGCTCGCCCGCCTCGACCCCTATCTGGAGGAGGCGGCGCGCACGCTGGGTTCCTCGCCGCTGCGCGCCTTCTTCACGGTGGTGGTTCCGGCGCTGCGCAACACCATCGTGGCGACCACGATCATGGTGTTCGTCTTCGCGCTGGGCTCCTACCTGCTGCCGCAGCTTCTCGGGCGGCCGCAGCATTGGACGCTGTCGGTGCTGATCACCGATCAGGCGATCTACCAGTCCAACATGCCCTTCGCGGCGGCGATGGCCGTCTTCCTGGTGCTGGTCAGCCTCGCCCTGGTCGGGCTGGCGCTGCTCGCCGGGCGGCGGGAGGAGACGGCCTGA
- a CDS encoding nucleobase:cation symporter-2 family protein — MSSVVSSQPTHPVDEKLPLLRLLALGMQHVMVMYAGAIAVPLIIGGALKLPKDQIALLINADLFACGIVTLIQTLGFWKFGIRLPVMMGVTFAAVGPMVAMAGNPSLGLLGIYGAVIGAGVLATLAAPLVGRLLPLFPPVVTGTVIAIIGISLMRVGITWAGGGAGNPNFGDPLYLGVALFVLAVILLVTKYAKGFLANISVLLGIVAGFALTMVLGLVSFDGVGQAKWVDVIHPFQFGMPVFEFWSILTMSLVMIVVMIESTGMFLAVGEMVGRPVTPEQLTRGLRTDGLGTLIGGVFNTFPYTSFSQNVGLVGITGVRSRWVCVAGGVILVAFGLFPKLAHVVASVPTYVLGGAGLVMFGMVAATGVKILAKVDYTTNRGNIYVVAISISLGMVPLVADKIFQKMPPFLSPLLHSGILLGTIAAVLLNLFFNGLGKADAKAFVAAAKTAEA, encoded by the coding sequence ATGTCGTCGGTGGTGTCATCACAGCCAACCCATCCGGTTGACGAGAAGCTTCCGCTGCTGCGCCTGCTGGCGCTGGGCATGCAGCATGTGATGGTGATGTACGCGGGGGCCATCGCCGTGCCGCTCATCATCGGCGGCGCGCTGAAGCTGCCCAAGGACCAGATCGCGCTGCTCATCAACGCCGACCTGTTCGCCTGCGGCATCGTCACGCTGATCCAGACGCTGGGCTTCTGGAAGTTCGGCATCCGCCTGCCGGTGATGATGGGCGTCACCTTCGCCGCGGTCGGGCCGATGGTCGCCATGGCGGGGAACCCGTCGCTGGGGCTGTTGGGCATCTACGGCGCGGTGATCGGGGCGGGCGTCCTCGCCACGCTGGCCGCCCCGCTGGTCGGCCGCCTGCTGCCGCTGTTCCCGCCGGTGGTGACGGGGACCGTCATCGCCATCATCGGCATCTCGCTGATGCGGGTCGGCATCACCTGGGCCGGCGGCGGCGCTGGAAACCCGAATTTCGGCGACCCGCTCTATCTCGGCGTCGCTCTGTTCGTGCTGGCGGTGATCTTGCTGGTGACCAAATACGCCAAGGGCTTCTTGGCGAACATCTCGGTCCTGCTGGGCATCGTCGCGGGCTTCGCCCTGACCATGGTTCTGGGGCTGGTCAGCTTCGACGGGGTGGGACAGGCCAAGTGGGTGGACGTGATCCACCCGTTCCAGTTCGGCATGCCCGTGTTCGAGTTCTGGTCGATCCTGACCATGTCGCTGGTGATGATCGTCGTGATGATCGAATCCACCGGCATGTTCCTGGCGGTGGGCGAGATGGTCGGCCGCCCGGTGACGCCGGAGCAGCTGACCCGCGGCCTGCGCACGGACGGGCTGGGCACGCTGATCGGCGGCGTCTTCAACACCTTCCCCTACACCTCCTTCTCGCAGAATGTCGGGCTGGTCGGGATCACCGGGGTGCGCAGCCGCTGGGTCTGCGTGGCGGGCGGCGTCATCCTGGTCGCCTTCGGCCTGTTCCCGAAACTGGCCCATGTCGTCGCCTCCGTCCCCACCTATGTGCTGGGCGGGGCCGGTCTGGTGATGTTCGGCATGGTCGCGGCGACCGGCGTGAAGATCCTGGCGAAGGTCGACTACACGACCAACCGCGGCAACATCTACGTCGTCGCCATCAGCATCAGCCTGGGGATGGTGCCGCTGGTCGCCGACAAAATCTTCCAGAAAATGCCGCCCTTCCTGTCGCCGCTGCTGCACAGCGGCATCCTTCTCGGCACCATCGCGGCGGTCCTGCTGAACCTGTTCTTCAACGGGCTGGGCAAGGCCGACGCGAAGGCGTTCGTCGCCGCAGCCAAGACCGCGGAGGCGTGA
- a CDS encoding aldehyde dehydrogenase family protein — protein sequence MKTCQSFYIGGAWTEPAAGATVMEVLNPATEQVSGTVALGGPEDAQRAVAAAHAAFDGFSRTPLNERLELLAAVCALFEKRMDEVADAITEEMGAPLAALSKPAQAFMGLAHFKTALEAAREYPFERTRGTTRILREPVGVCAMITPWNWPINQIACKVAPALATGCTMVLKPSEFAPYSAWIFAEILHEAGVPAGVFNMFYGDGAVVGPVLASHPLVDMVSLTGSTRAGASVSHNAADSIKRVSLELGGKSANIICESADLTKAVTHGVRSMMSNTGQSCNAPSRMYVPASRLDEAEKIAAQVCARLVVGDPRGDRTGVGPIANQRQYERVQRLIQAGIEEGASLLCGGPGRPDGLERGFFAKPTVFSRATDGMTIMREEIFGPVLTIRPYEDIEEAIRSANDSLYGLSGYVYAGTVDEARAVAKRLRTGMVHLNGASIDLAAPFGGYKQSGIGREWGEVGFEEFLETKSVYGSEPAA from the coding sequence ATGAAGACCTGCCAATCCTTCTACATCGGCGGCGCCTGGACCGAACCCGCGGCGGGCGCCACCGTGATGGAGGTGTTGAACCCGGCGACGGAGCAGGTGTCGGGCACCGTGGCGCTCGGCGGGCCGGAGGACGCGCAGCGCGCGGTGGCGGCGGCCCACGCCGCCTTCGACGGCTTTTCCCGCACCCCCCTGAACGAGCGGCTGGAGCTGCTGGCCGCCGTCTGCGCGCTCTTCGAGAAGCGCATGGACGAGGTGGCCGACGCCATCACCGAGGAGATGGGCGCCCCGCTGGCGGCGCTGTCCAAGCCAGCGCAGGCCTTCATGGGGCTGGCCCACTTCAAGACGGCGCTTGAGGCCGCCCGCGAGTACCCGTTCGAGCGGACCCGCGGCACCACCCGCATCCTGCGCGAGCCGGTCGGCGTCTGCGCGATGATCACGCCGTGGAACTGGCCGATCAACCAGATCGCCTGCAAGGTCGCACCGGCGCTCGCCACCGGCTGCACGATGGTGCTGAAGCCCAGCGAGTTCGCCCCCTATTCGGCCTGGATCTTCGCCGAGATCCTGCACGAGGCCGGGGTGCCGGCGGGCGTCTTCAACATGTTCTACGGCGACGGAGCGGTCGTCGGCCCGGTGCTGGCCTCGCACCCGCTGGTCGACATGGTGTCTCTGACCGGCTCCACCCGGGCCGGCGCGTCGGTGTCCCACAACGCCGCCGACAGCATCAAGCGCGTGTCGCTGGAGCTGGGCGGCAAGTCCGCCAACATCATTTGCGAGAGCGCCGACCTGACGAAGGCGGTGACCCACGGCGTGCGGTCGATGATGTCCAACACCGGGCAGAGCTGCAACGCGCCGTCGCGCATGTATGTCCCGGCCTCCCGCCTGGACGAGGCGGAGAAGATCGCCGCCCAGGTCTGCGCCCGTCTGGTGGTCGGCGATCCGCGCGGCGACCGCACCGGCGTCGGCCCGATCGCCAACCAGCGCCAGTACGAGCGGGTGCAGCGCCTGATCCAGGCCGGCATCGAAGAAGGCGCCTCCCTGCTGTGCGGCGGTCCGGGCCGTCCGGACGGTCTGGAGCGCGGCTTCTTCGCCAAGCCCACCGTCTTCAGCCGCGCCACCGACGGCATGACCATCATGCGCGAGGAGATCTTCGGCCCGGTCCTGACCATCCGTCCCTACGAGGACATCGAGGAGGCGATCCGCAGCGCCAACGACTCGCTCTACGGCCTGTCCGGCTACGTCTACGCCGGCACGGTGGACGAGGCTCGCGCGGTGGCGAAGCGGCTGCGCACCGGCATGGTGCATCTGAACGGTGCCTCCATCGACCTCGCGGCCCCTTTCGGCGGCTACAAGCAGTCGGGCATCGGCCGCGAGTGGGGCGAGGTCGGCTTCGAGGAGTTCCTGGAGACCAAGTCCGTCTACGGCAGCGAGCCGGCCGCGTAA
- a CDS encoding carbon-nitrogen hydrolase family protein, translated as MRLALFQADAEPGAPHRNLDRLEGAAAEAAGRGSALLVGPEMGLTGYDIGAEAVRALAEPADGPMAVRVAEMARRHGIAILYGYPERGADGAVHNAAQLIGADGRPRLNQRKTHLYGDLDRGSFAPGGDAFPTAEVGGMRMGVAICYDVEFPELVRRHALAGVDVLLVPTALMAPYEIVATTIVPARAFENGFFVAYANRCGSEGTLRYCGLSSVAAPDGSVLARAGDVETLLTVDLDPALRRVGTHLADRRPDLYGAVSSTPGKGGS; from the coding sequence ATGCGGCTGGCCCTGTTCCAGGCGGACGCGGAACCCGGTGCGCCGCACCGCAACCTCGACCGTCTGGAAGGGGCGGCGGCGGAGGCGGCAGGGCGCGGCTCCGCCCTGCTGGTCGGGCCGGAAATGGGCCTGACCGGCTACGACATCGGAGCGGAGGCGGTGCGCGCCTTGGCCGAGCCTGCGGACGGACCGATGGCCGTGCGGGTCGCCGAGATGGCCCGGCGGCACGGCATCGCCATCCTCTACGGCTATCCGGAGCGCGGGGCGGACGGCGCCGTCCACAACGCCGCGCAGCTGATCGGGGCGGACGGACGGCCCCGGCTGAACCAGCGCAAGACCCATCTCTACGGCGATCTTGACCGAGGCTCCTTCGCGCCGGGCGGTGACGCCTTCCCGACCGCCGAGGTCGGCGGGATGCGGATGGGCGTGGCGATCTGCTACGACGTGGAATTCCCCGAGCTGGTGCGCCGCCACGCGCTGGCCGGAGTCGACGTTCTGCTGGTGCCGACCGCGCTGATGGCGCCCTACGAGATCGTCGCCACCACCATCGTCCCGGCCCGCGCCTTCGAGAACGGCTTCTTCGTCGCCTACGCCAACCGCTGCGGGAGCGAAGGGACGTTGCGCTATTGCGGGCTCAGCAGCGTGGCGGCGCCGGACGGATCGGTGCTGGCGCGGGCCGGCGACGTGGAGACGCTGTTGACCGTCGATTTGGACCCCGCCCTGCGCCGTGTCGGCACGCATCTGGCGGACCGCCGCCCGGACCTGTACGGTGCGGTCTCCAGTACGCCTGGGAAGGGCGGTTCGTAG
- a CDS encoding ABC transporter substrate-binding protein: MKRALPAAACLALLAAAPTPSRAATLTVGTSAEPSALDPHYHNLGPNTRARKHVFESLVSMDAKMRLQPELAESWRAVDETTWEFKLRKGVKFHDGTEFTAQDFVYTVCRIPNVANSPSSFTVYTKGIAGIEAPDPHTLVIKTGKPYPLLPVELSTFGIISAKAAGGEAVTFDKAGCKADSWPTTQAFNDGSLMIGTGPFKHKSYTKGDRQILERNPDYWGPQPAWDTVVFRPITSDGPRVAALLAGDVDMIESPPVQDIERLKSAPNVSLARAQSNRVIYLALGVQDTPPTITGTDGKNPLKDPKVRKALSLAVDRDAIVKRIMMGVAEPANQYLPAGFYGNNPEVTVATDANKAKQLLAEAGYPKGFQLTLGTPNDRYINDDKVAQAVAQMFTRIGVQTQVDATTANVFFSKRNKQEYSVFLAGWGADSGEMSSPLKALIATPVKEKGYGTTNYTSYSDPELDGMLDTALTTVDDAKREKLLQAAVKRAMDADIIIPLHYEVTVWAMKKGLSYEPRADQYTLAQKVTPAK; this comes from the coding sequence TTGAAACGAGCCCTGCCGGCGGCGGCCTGCCTGGCCCTGCTGGCCGCGGCCCCGACGCCGTCGCGGGCCGCCACCCTGACGGTGGGCACCTCGGCGGAGCCGAGCGCCCTCGACCCGCACTACCACAACCTCGGCCCCAACACGCGCGCCCGCAAGCATGTGTTCGAATCGCTGGTCAGCATGGACGCCAAGATGCGTCTCCAGCCCGAACTGGCGGAAAGCTGGCGCGCCGTCGATGAAACCACCTGGGAATTCAAGCTGCGCAAGGGCGTGAAGTTCCACGACGGCACCGAGTTCACCGCGCAGGATTTCGTCTACACGGTCTGCCGCATCCCGAACGTCGCCAACAGCCCGTCCTCCTTCACCGTCTACACCAAGGGCATCGCGGGGATCGAGGCGCCGGACCCGCACACCCTGGTCATCAAGACCGGCAAGCCCTACCCGCTTCTGCCGGTGGAGCTGTCGACCTTCGGCATCATCTCGGCCAAGGCGGCGGGCGGCGAAGCCGTCACCTTCGACAAGGCGGGCTGCAAGGCCGACTCCTGGCCGACCACCCAGGCTTTCAACGACGGCTCGCTGATGATCGGCACCGGGCCGTTCAAGCACAAGTCCTACACCAAGGGCGACCGCCAAATCCTGGAGCGCAACCCAGACTACTGGGGTCCGCAGCCGGCCTGGGACACGGTGGTCTTCCGCCCGATCACCAGCGACGGGCCGCGCGTCGCCGCCCTGCTGGCCGGCGACGTGGACATGATCGAATCCCCCCCGGTGCAGGACATCGAGCGGCTGAAATCCGCCCCCAACGTTTCCCTGGCCCGCGCCCAGTCGAACCGCGTGATCTATCTGGCGCTGGGCGTCCAGGACACCCCGCCGACCATCACCGGCACCGACGGCAAGAACCCGCTGAAGGACCCGAAGGTGCGCAAGGCGCTGTCGCTGGCGGTGGACCGCGATGCCATCGTGAAGCGCATCATGATGGGGGTGGCGGAGCCGGCGAACCAGTACCTGCCCGCCGGCTTCTATGGCAACAACCCGGAGGTCACCGTCGCGACCGACGCCAACAAGGCCAAGCAGCTGTTGGCCGAGGCCGGCTACCCGAAGGGCTTCCAGCTCACCCTCGGCACGCCGAACGACCGCTACATCAACGATGACAAGGTGGCCCAGGCGGTCGCCCAGATGTTCACCCGCATCGGCGTGCAGACCCAGGTCGACGCGACCACCGCCAACGTCTTCTTCTCCAAGCGCAACAAGCAGGAATACAGCGTCTTCCTGGCCGGCTGGGGCGCCGATTCGGGCGAGATGTCGTCGCCGCTGAAGGCGCTGATCGCCACGCCGGTCAAGGAGAAGGGCTACGGCACGACCAACTACACCAGCTACTCCGACCCGGAGCTGGACGGGATGCTGGACACGGCGCTGACGACGGTGGACGACGCGAAGCGGGAAAAGCTGCTCCAGGCCGCGGTGAAGCGGGCGATGGACGCCGACATCATCATTCCGCTGCATTACGAGGTGACGGTCTGGGCCATGAAGAAGGGGCTGAGCTACGAACCGCGCGCCGACCAGTACACGCTGGCGCAGAAGGTGACCCCCGCGAAGTGA
- a CDS encoding threonine ammonia-lyase — protein sequence MPVTIDDIHAAAERLAGRISRTPFLRSETLSQITGAEVWVKLENLQFTASFKERGAANRLLHLTPEERRAGVIAMSAGNHAQAVAYHAKRLGIAATIVMPRFTPFVKVKRTRYHGATVILEGDSLAEAAAFAHDLAKRDGLVFVHPYDDDAVIAGQGTVVLEMLAEVPDLDALAIPVGGGGLAAGAAVAARALRPGLEVVGVEVETYPAAAQRLAGQPVKVGGPTVAEGIAVRDVGDRPMDILKQNGCDVVLVPEAVIERAIAMLIEVEKTVAEGAGAAGLAALLFHPERFRGKRVGLIVSGGNIDTRTLANVLMRGFARDGRLINLDIDVADQPGALAQVARIVAECGGNIIDVQHQRLFGAFSVKSAEVALLIEVEDEGHGDRITEALRGAGLPVRKAVVAEAAQPLSSARP from the coding sequence ATGCCGGTCACCATCGACGACATTCACGCCGCCGCCGAACGGCTGGCCGGACGCATCAGCCGCACGCCCTTCCTGCGCTCCGAAACCCTGTCGCAGATCACCGGCGCCGAGGTCTGGGTCAAGCTGGAGAACCTCCAGTTCACCGCCTCCTTCAAGGAGCGCGGGGCCGCCAACCGTCTGCTGCACCTGACGCCGGAGGAGCGGCGGGCCGGGGTGATCGCCATGTCGGCGGGCAACCACGCCCAGGCCGTGGCCTACCACGCGAAGCGGCTGGGCATCGCGGCGACCATCGTCATGCCGCGCTTCACACCCTTCGTGAAGGTCAAGCGCACGCGCTACCACGGCGCCACCGTCATCCTGGAGGGCGATTCCCTGGCCGAGGCCGCGGCCTTCGCCCACGACCTCGCCAAGCGGGACGGTCTGGTCTTCGTCCATCCCTACGACGACGACGCGGTGATCGCCGGCCAGGGAACCGTCGTGCTGGAGATGCTGGCGGAGGTGCCGGACCTCGACGCGCTGGCCATTCCGGTGGGCGGCGGCGGGCTGGCCGCCGGGGCCGCGGTCGCCGCCCGCGCGCTGCGGCCCGGCCTGGAGGTCGTCGGGGTGGAGGTGGAGACCTACCCCGCCGCCGCGCAGCGCCTCGCCGGGCAGCCGGTCAAGGTCGGCGGCCCGACGGTGGCCGAGGGCATCGCCGTGCGCGACGTCGGCGACCGGCCCATGGACATTCTGAAGCAGAACGGCTGCGACGTGGTGCTGGTGCCCGAAGCGGTGATCGAACGCGCCATCGCGATGCTGATCGAGGTGGAGAAGACCGTGGCGGAGGGCGCCGGGGCCGCCGGTCTGGCCGCCCTGCTCTTCCACCCCGAGCGCTTCCGCGGCAAGCGGGTCGGCCTGATCGTGTCGGGCGGCAACATCGACACGCGCACGCTCGCCAACGTTCTGATGCGCGGCTTCGCCCGCGACGGCCGCCTGATCAACCTGGACATCGACGTGGCCGACCAGCCCGGCGCGCTGGCCCAGGTGGCCCGCATCGTGGCGGAGTGCGGTGGCAACATCATCGACGTGCAGCACCAGCGCCTGTTCGGCGCCTTCTCCGTCAAGTCCGCCGAGGTCGCCCTGCTGATCGAGGTGGAGGACGAGGGCCACGGCGACCGCATCACCGAAGCCCTGCGCGGCGCCGGCCTGCCCGTCCGCAAGGCGGTGGTGGCGGAAGCCGCGCAGCCGCTGTCCAGCGCGCGGCCCTGA
- a CDS encoding ABC transporter permease: protein MLMRTLNSLAAGLIALVLAAPILVVAGVSVNEKKALTFPPQGFSLAWYAEVFTDPGWRGALITSLVVATLSAALAVLIAFPLAWFLWRWRAPWARAFEVLGMTPFILPPVITALGFLSFWAAVGEYGSPWTVVVSHAVFFVTLPLVTLSLGFGAVDRSYVEAAATMGADDRTVLRTVVMPLVRPYVISGFAFAFVLSLNEYIVAYMVVGFTLETLPIKIFNALRYGYTPTMAAVTVLFVTLTAVVFGLIAWFGDLPRLLGAWAKND from the coding sequence ATGCTGATGCGCACGCTGAACTCCCTGGCCGCCGGCCTGATCGCCCTGGTCCTGGCCGCTCCCATCCTGGTGGTGGCCGGCGTCTCGGTGAACGAGAAGAAGGCGCTGACCTTCCCGCCGCAGGGCTTCTCGCTCGCCTGGTACGCGGAGGTCTTCACCGATCCCGGCTGGCGCGGCGCGCTGATCACCAGCCTCGTCGTCGCCACCCTGTCGGCGGCGCTGGCGGTGCTGATCGCCTTCCCGCTGGCCTGGTTCCTGTGGCGCTGGCGCGCGCCCTGGGCGCGGGCGTTCGAGGTGCTGGGCATGACGCCCTTCATCCTGCCGCCGGTGATCACCGCGCTGGGCTTCCTCAGCTTCTGGGCGGCGGTCGGCGAGTACGGGTCGCCCTGGACGGTGGTGGTCAGCCACGCGGTGTTCTTCGTGACGCTGCCGCTGGTCACGCTGTCGCTGGGCTTCGGCGCGGTCGACCGCTCCTACGTCGAGGCGGCGGCGACCATGGGGGCGGACGACCGGACGGTGCTGCGCACGGTGGTGATGCCGCTGGTGCGGCCCTACGTGATCTCCGGCTTCGCCTTCGCCTTCGTTCTGTCGCTGAACGAGTACATCGTGGCCTACATGGTGGTCGGCTTCACGCTGGAAACGCTGCCCATCAAGATCTTCAACGCGCTCCGCTACGGCTACACGCCGACCATGGCCGCCGTGACGGTGCTGTTCGTGACGCTGACCGCGGTGGTCTTCGGGCTGATCGCGTGGTTCGGCGACCTGCCCCGCCTGCTCGGTGCCTGGGCCAAGAACGACTGA
- a CDS encoding ABC transporter ATP-binding protein, protein MSALVLDGLTKRYGPVTAVHGASLRIPHGQFVCLLGPSGCGKTTLLRMIAGLEDPSGGRLVIDGRDITTAPAHTREFGMVFQSLALFPHLTAGENIAYPLRIRGVPKAEQRKRADELLELVRLPGVADRPVSKLSGGQRQRVAIARALALSPKLFLLDEPLSALDAKLREAMQIELKQLQQRLGITTIVVTHDQREAMTMADLVVVMSQGRIHQAAPPMEVYRQPADAFVADFIGMTNLLEGEVTAPGTAAVPGGTLHLPDLPPTGRVLLSVRPEDVVVHPTGTDGPNRLTGTLSFMRDLGASVEFRIDVAGREIVALSRPQDRPPVAPGGALSVEFPPAACVVLPPMSERPQ, encoded by the coding sequence ATGTCAGCCCTTGTCCTCGACGGTCTCACCAAACGATACGGTCCCGTGACCGCGGTGCACGGCGCGTCGCTGCGCATCCCGCACGGGCAATTCGTCTGCCTGCTCGGCCCGTCCGGCTGCGGGAAGACGACGCTCCTGCGCATGATCGCCGGACTGGAGGACCCCTCCGGCGGACGGCTGGTCATCGACGGGCGCGACATCACCACGGCCCCCGCCCACACACGGGAATTCGGCATGGTGTTCCAGTCGCTGGCCCTCTTCCCGCACCTGACGGCGGGCGAGAACATCGCCTACCCCCTGCGCATCCGCGGCGTCCCGAAGGCCGAGCAGCGCAAGCGCGCCGACGAGCTGCTGGAGCTGGTGCGCCTGCCCGGCGTCGCCGACCGGCCTGTCTCCAAGCTCTCGGGCGGGCAGCGGCAGCGCGTCGCCATCGCCCGCGCGCTGGCCCTGTCGCCCAAGCTGTTCCTGCTGGATGAGCCGCTGTCGGCGCTCGACGCCAAGCTGCGCGAGGCCATGCAGATCGAGCTGAAGCAGCTCCAGCAGCGGCTGGGCATCACCACCATCGTCGTCACCCACGACCAGCGCGAGGCGATGACCATGGCCGACCTCGTGGTGGTGATGTCGCAGGGCCGCATCCATCAGGCCGCCCCGCCGATGGAGGTCTACCGCCAGCCCGCCGACGCCTTCGTCGCCGACTTCATCGGCATGACCAACCTGCTGGAGGGCGAGGTCACCGCCCCCGGCACCGCCGCCGTGCCCGGCGGCACCCTGCACCTGCCGGACCTGCCGCCGACCGGCCGCGTCCTGCTGTCGGTCCGCCCGGAGGACGTGGTCGTCCACCCCACGGGAACGGACGGGCCGAACCGGCTGACCGGCACCCTGTCCTTCATGCGCGACCTCGGCGCCAGCGTGGAGTTCCGCATCGACGTGGCCGGGCGGGAGATCGTCGCCCTGTCGCGTCCGCAGGACCGCCCGCCGGTCGCCCCCGGCGGCGCCCTGTCGGTGGAGTTCCCGCCGGCGGCCTGCGTCGTGCTGCCGCCGATGTCGGAGCGTCCGCAATGA
- the speB gene encoding agmatinase translates to MIDPQKLDRLRTKYSGSGGDDFHDPEFQRVAALQFSGGKRVQPFAGVSTLLDAPYRPDAAEAADFGGLDIALIGVPMDLGVTNRAGARLGPRAVRGMERIGPYEHALRMVPAASCKLADVGDVPLSSRFSLEACHGDILAFYNRVMDAGVIPLSVGGDHSITYSILKALGRERPVGMIHFDAHCDTGGPYEGAKFHHGGPFRQAVLDGVLDPERTVQIGIRGSTEYLWEFSYDSGMTVIHAEDIPERGIASVIETARKVVGDGPVYVSFDVDCLDPVFAPGTGTPEVGGLTTREALAILRGLDGLDIIGGDVVEVAPQYDATTNTAHAGAQMLFEILCLSVRALANRQKQG, encoded by the coding sequence ATGATCGACCCTCAGAAGCTTGATCGTTTGCGTACGAAGTACAGCGGCTCCGGCGGCGACGACTTCCACGATCCGGAGTTCCAGCGGGTGGCCGCCCTCCAGTTCTCCGGCGGCAAGCGGGTGCAGCCCTTCGCCGGGGTGTCCACCCTGCTCGACGCCCCCTACCGCCCCGACGCGGCCGAGGCCGCGGACTTCGGCGGGTTGGACATCGCGTTGATCGGCGTGCCGATGGACCTGGGAGTCACCAACCGGGCCGGCGCCCGCCTCGGCCCGCGCGCCGTGCGCGGGATGGAGCGCATCGGCCCCTACGAACACGCCCTGCGCATGGTCCCGGCGGCCTCATGCAAGCTGGCCGACGTGGGCGACGTGCCGCTGTCCAGCCGCTTCAGCCTGGAGGCCTGCCACGGCGACATCCTGGCCTTCTACAACCGCGTGATGGACGCGGGGGTCATCCCGCTGTCGGTCGGCGGCGACCATTCCATCACCTACTCGATCCTCAAGGCGCTGGGCCGCGAGCGTCCGGTGGGCATGATCCATTTCGACGCCCATTGCGACACCGGCGGCCCCTACGAGGGCGCCAAGTTCCACCACGGCGGCCCCTTCCGGCAGGCGGTTCTGGACGGCGTGCTGGACCCGGAGCGCACGGTGCAGATCGGCATCCGCGGCAGCACCGAGTATCTGTGGGAGTTCTCCTACGACAGCGGCATGACCGTGATCCACGCGGAGGACATCCCGGAACGCGGCATCGCCAGCGTCATCGAGACGGCGCGCAAGGTGGTGGGCGACGGGCCGGTCTACGTCTCCTTCGACGTGGATTGCCTGGACCCGGTCTTCGCCCCCGGCACCGGCACCCCGGAGGTCGGCGGCCTGACCACGCGGGAGGCGCTGGCGATCCTGCGCGGGCTCGACGGGCTGGACATCATCGGCGGCGACGTGGTGGAGGTGGCGCCGCAGTACGACGCGACGACCAACACCGCCCACGCCGGCGCACAGATGCTGTTCGAAATCCTCTGCCTGTCGGTGCGCGCCCTCGCCAACCGCCAGAAGCAAGGCTGA